ATCAGCACGGACTTGGTGACGCCCGCCGCGCCCACCAGCTGGGCGTGCCACGTCTCCGCCATGCCGCCCCGGCCCAGCCAGGACACCAGCTCATACCTTCCGAAGGTGTCCCCCGCGTCGAGCGTCATGGGACGTCTACCTTAGTCCCAGAATCCTGGGAGCGCCGAATAGACGTCTTCGCGTCTGTCCAACCCTGTGTGTAGGTTGGAACCTCACCCCGTCAGGGTGACTGCTGTGCGGCCCCGGCGGCGAGCGTGACGTACAGGCGGCCCAGCTCGGTCAGCTCGCCGGAGGCGCCCAGCAGGTTGATGGAGGGGATTTCATTGTTGCGCCCGGAGAACCACGCGTAGCGCTCGATGGCGGGCTCCGCCTCCAGATAGCCAATGGCATCCACCATGTACTTCTTCTGCACGTCCACGGTGATTTCGTTGTGCGGCCGGTCACCGCAGGCGAACTCCGTCAGCCAGAGGGGCTTGTTGTACTTCTTGAACTTCTCCACGTACCACTTGAGCGCGCCCACGTCGCACGCGTACCAGTGGATGGCAATGGCATCCACCTGACAGTTCGCGCAGGCTTTGAAGAAGGCATCCAGGTACACCACGGGGTCGGTGAAGGTGACGCCGTCCTCCGACACGCAGTCGCCGCAGTAGTTCACCGCCGGGGACACCAGCTTGAGCCCCTTGCGGCGGGCCACCTCCTCCAGCACGGGCCAGAGCGCCGCGGCCTGGCGGGGCGTCTTGTTCGCCTGCGACTTGAAGTTGGGCTCGTTGAACCCCAGCAGGACCTGCGCGCCCGCGGGAATCTCCGACTCGAGCTGGGCCACCGTGGGCGTGCCGCCCCAGGCCATGGGCACGAAGGAGACCTTCTCCGAAACGTAGACGCTGGCCGCGCCGCTCTCCGGCTTGGGCGACCAGTTGTACCACCAGCTCATCCCCGGGGAGAGCGCCTTCAGGTCCTCCGCCGAGTGATAGCCATACCCGAGTCCCCGCTTCGCGCTCTTCGTCACGCCGGGGGCCGGATCCTCTGGCTTGGAAGGCTTCCCGGCCGCGGGGTCGCACGCCACGAGCGGCGACAGCAAAACGGCCAGGGACAGCGCGACGGGGAGCCGGGGGGAGGGGCGCATGGCCAATCACTCTACGCCCGGGTGTCGGGTGGGCGTCGAGTCCTGGCGTCACGTCATGGCGCCAGCCGGGGCACGAGGCGCGGCTCGCCCACGTCGCGCCACCACGGCGTCACGCCCTCCACGCGCGAGGGCTCCAGGCTCCGGCCCAGGCCCGGCGTGAAGAGGCGCACCTGCTGCTCCGTGGCCAGCTTCACCAGCGTCTCCACGGGCTCGTCCCACGCGTGCAGCGCCAGGTTGAAGGTGCCCCAGTGCACCGGCATCAGCGTGCCGCCGCCCAGCATCGCGTGCGCCTTGAGCGCGTTCTCCGGGCCCAGGTGGATGCTGCCCCAGCTCGGGTGGAACGCGCCCACCTCCAGCATCACCAGGTCGAAGGGGCCGTATCGCCGGCCAATCTCCTCGAACTCCGTCGTGAGGCCGGTGTCGCCGCTGAAGAACAGCCGGTGCTTGTCCGTGGTGAGCACCCACGACGCCCACAGCGTCTTGTTGCGGTCGCCCAGGCCGCGGCCGGAGAAGTGCTGCGCGGGCGCCGCGCGGAAGGACACCGGACCCACGCGGTGCTCCTCCCACCAGTCCAGCTCGGTGATGAGCTCCGGCGCCACGCCGAAGGCCTCCAGGTGGCGTCCCACGCCCAGCGCGGTGACGAAGGGCACCCGCCGCTTCGCCAGCGCCTGGATGGTGCTCCGGCACAGGTGGTCGAAGTGGTCGTGCGACACCAGCACCGCGTCCAGGTCTGGCAGCGCGTCCAGCGACACGGGCGTGGCGTGGAAGCGCTTGGGGCCCGCGAAGGACACGGGCGAGACCCGGTTGCCGAAGACGGGGTCGGTCAGCACGCGCGCCCCGTCCACCTCCAGCAGCATCGTGCTGTGGCCCAGCCAGGTGACGCGCAGGCCGGTGTCCGGCGCGCGGGCCCAGGTGCCGCGCGGATCATCCACCGGCAGCGGCGCGGGCGGCGTGCGCTGCGTGCCGCCGAAGAAGTATTCGCCCAGGAGGGGCAGCGTGCCCCCTTGGATGCCGGCCCCCACGGGGGCGGTGTTGCGGAAGCCGTGCCCCTCGAACTGACGGGAGGCCCGGCTGCGTTCGAGGCGGAGTCCCGCGCTGCGCGCGCTGTCACTGACGGTGGGCATGAGGCGGTTACTAACACCCACGCCTCCGCCCGGCACGGCCACCCGCCTGGAGCCCAGGCGGGGAGGCGCCATGCGCCTACTGTGCGTCTTCCGGCGCCAGGCAGGTGTTGCTGAGCGCGCTGGACCAGAGCTGCGCGTTCAGCGTGTCGTCATAGGCGCTGAAGTAGACGCGGCTGCCCAGACGGTAGAACTCGCGCGGGTAGGAGGAGTCTCCCTGGACCGGCGGGGCGATGTCCTTGAGGAGGCGCGTCCCGGCCACCGTGCCGTTGCTCACCCAGGGTTCGATGCCGCCCGTGGTCTCATAGGCGCTGAAGAAGACCAGGTTGTCCGCCGCCGCGTACACCGGCGAGCCGTACTCGTCCGACAGGCTCAGCGGCCGGCGCAGCAGGGTGGTGCCCGCGGCGGTGCCGTTCGTCACCCACAGCTGCGTGTCGCGCGGCGCGGGGCCACCACTGCCAATGGCCACGGAGAAGTACAGCTTCCTGCCTCCCGGCACCTGGCTCACCGCTTCGATGCGGGGGAACGCCGAGCCCTGCGACGCGTAGTCATTGGGCAGGGTGACGACGGGCTCCGGGTTCCCGCCCGTGAGCGGCACGCGGTAGATGACCATGTACTGGGTGCTGAAGGACGTCGTCGTGACGTACGCGTACGAGCCCAGCGCCCCCAGCACCTGCATGGCGCGCGTGGAGCCGAAGGACGCCAGCCGCAGGGTGCCGCCCGCCGTGCCGTTCGTCTTCCACAGCTCCGACAGGCCGCTCTGCTCATCCAGCTTGAAGAGGGTGAGCGCGCCGGTGGGGCGCACGTCGTTCGGGTACGTGTCGGGGCCCGCGTCCAGCCGCTTCAACTGGAAGGTGCCCGCGGCGGTGCCGTCCGTCCGCCACAGGGAGGTGGCGCCCTGGAGCTCGCGCACGAAGAACAGCAGCGCGTTGCCCTGCTTCGCGTCCAGGTAGCTCACGTCCACGCTGGTGCCGAAGTCGCGCACGCGCACCGTGCCCGCGGCGGTGCCGTCCGACCTCCACAGCTCAAAGCGCGTGGAGGACGTCGTGGCGTCGTACGTCTCCTTGAAGAAGACCAGCGTGGAGCCGGACGCCGTCAGGTGTGTCAGGTACGAGTCCTCCGTGCCCGGCGTCAGGTCCTTCACCAGCCGGGTGCCGGCGGTCGTCCCGTTGCTCACCCACAGCTCCAGGCCAGCCGCCGCGTCCGGTGCCATGAAGAAGAGCTGCGCCGGGGTGGCGGTGAGCTGCGACAGCCTCGGCGTAAAGCGGCCCGACGTCGCCGGGAAGCCCCTCACCTGCGTGGTGCCCGCGTCCGTGCCGGTGCTCCGCCACAGGCCGCGGCGGCCGTCCTCGTAATTCACCGCGAAGTGCAGCGTGCCTTTGAAATCCACGAAGCTGTCCGGCCCCATCGCGAAGCGCGGGATGCCCAGCTCCGAAGGCGGCAGGAGGGTCTTCACCCGCTGGGTGCCCGCGGCGGTGGGAAGGCAGAGGGCCTCCGCTGTCACCTCTGGTGAAGAGGTAGGTTCCTGTGCGAGCCCCGCCTCCGTCTGCTCCTCGGGAAGCGCCCCGCCGCAGCCCACCCCCACCACCAGCAAGGACATCACCCACCCGCCGCGC
This DNA window, taken from Corallococcus coralloides DSM 2259, encodes the following:
- a CDS encoding glycoside hydrolase family protein, translating into MRPSPRLPVALSLAVLLSPLVACDPAAGKPSKPEDPAPGVTKSAKRGLGYGYHSAEDLKALSPGMSWWYNWSPKPESGAASVYVSEKVSFVPMAWGGTPTVAQLESEIPAGAQVLLGFNEPNFKSQANKTPRQAAALWPVLEEVARRKGLKLVSPAVNYCGDCVSEDGVTFTDPVVYLDAFFKACANCQVDAIAIHWYACDVGALKWYVEKFKKYNKPLWLTEFACGDRPHNEITVDVQKKYMVDAIGYLEAEPAIERYAWFSGRNNEIPSINLLGASGELTELGRLYVTLAAGAAQQSP
- a CDS encoding MBL fold metallo-hydrolase, which produces MPTVSDSARSAGLRLERSRASRQFEGHGFRNTAPVGAGIQGGTLPLLGEYFFGGTQRTPPAPLPVDDPRGTWARAPDTGLRVTWLGHSTMLLEVDGARVLTDPVFGNRVSPVSFAGPKRFHATPVSLDALPDLDAVLVSHDHFDHLCRSTIQALAKRRVPFVTALGVGRHLEAFGVAPELITELDWWEEHRVGPVSFRAAPAQHFSGRGLGDRNKTLWASWVLTTDKHRLFFSGDTGLTTEFEEIGRRYGPFDLVMLEVGAFHPSWGSIHLGPENALKAHAMLGGGTLMPVHWGTFNLALHAWDEPVETLVKLATEQQVRLFTPGLGRSLEPSRVEGVTPWWRDVGEPRLVPRLAP